Proteins encoded in a region of the Flammeovirga yaeyamensis genome:
- the hemF gene encoding oxygen-dependent coproporphyrinogen oxidase, whose amino-acid sequence MKNIPSSEIIAWFKGLQNDICRDLEILDGKAKFQEDLWERPGGGGGRTRVIKGGNVLEKGGVNFSLVEGDLSEPMAKALKVEKAEKFKATGVSIVLHPKSPMVPIIHMNVRYFELSNGTYWFGGGIDLTPHYIDKEAAALFHEHLSDACENTKAGYYDRFKEWADNYFFIPHRNETRGVGGIFFDRLHHEAEGLNPDQLWHFVQDVGEAFIPAYKEQALRFKDKAYGENELKWQKLRRGRYAEFNLVWDRGTKFGLESNGRTESILMSLPPEAHWDYDVVPESGSKEEETQSLLKKGVDWLNQ is encoded by the coding sequence ATGAAAAACATTCCGAGTAGCGAAATTATTGCCTGGTTTAAAGGCTTACAAAACGATATATGCAGAGACCTTGAAATCTTAGATGGTAAAGCAAAATTCCAAGAAGATCTGTGGGAACGCCCTGGTGGCGGAGGGGGAAGAACCCGAGTGATTAAAGGAGGAAACGTATTGGAAAAAGGTGGGGTAAACTTCTCTTTAGTAGAAGGAGATTTATCCGAACCAATGGCCAAAGCTTTAAAGGTCGAAAAAGCGGAGAAGTTTAAAGCAACAGGTGTTTCTATTGTGCTTCATCCGAAAAGTCCAATGGTGCCGATTATCCATATGAATGTTCGTTATTTTGAACTTTCTAACGGAACCTACTGGTTTGGTGGAGGCATCGATTTAACCCCTCATTATATTGATAAAGAAGCAGCTGCTCTTTTCCATGAACATCTTTCTGATGCTTGTGAAAATACAAAGGCAGGGTATTACGATCGCTTTAAAGAATGGGCAGATAATTACTTCTTCATTCCTCATAGAAATGAAACCAGAGGTGTGGGTGGTATTTTCTTCGATCGCTTACATCACGAAGCAGAAGGTTTAAACCCAGATCAACTGTGGCACTTTGTTCAAGATGTAGGAGAAGCATTCATTCCTGCCTACAAAGAACAAGCCCTTCGATTTAAAGACAAAGCCTACGGAGAAAACGAATTAAAATGGCAAAAACTACGTAGAGGTAGATATGCTGAATTTAATTTAGTTTGGGATAGAGGAACCAAGTTTGGTTTGGAATCCAATGGTAGAACAGAATCTATCTTAATGAGTTTACCTCCTGAGGCACATTGGGATTATGATGTCGTTCCAGAAAGTGGTTCTAAGGAAGAAGAAACACAATCTTTATTGAAAAAAGGAGTGGATTGGTTGAATCAATAA
- a CDS encoding PKD domain-containing protein: protein MKNKLIYTITLISFLFLLPQVSIAQKIMAKESVGMSGGEDITNNTIDRCKTFYSYFYINDEGKGSITNISWNFGDGNTSTETNPFHTFQTDQDKTFSFVVTFIQGGTSKTLRSTIKISTSPEVDFTASATAGCEGDQISFTVNSSIELSSVQFILNGQVLDEGELSRPLPARGQPYIATIRGTTPNGCDIVQKQEFITISELIVPSVTPAALITCQTSINQTFNASAIFDATGSQVNSGMTYDWDFGDGNTSQGASVTHFYDISNGDQYTLTLTATYGGCSQTVIVPVALDAGSDMFTYELPNTYCALYPVTFTPSLPDNLQDQEIRWDFGSGPQVTSVYPDKITHNFTNSSNFSKNVTVTAYVGSSCSYSQVITIPPMELSDIYISANREMFCTESFSVDLYIANLHDINNYFWRIKGSDTRLFENERRPRISLSGYGEHTIELISNDAGECIITEIDISSYPITAEIIDLQDACAPHTLEIGYELEQDSKIISDNSSSRTWTAQGRNTGTTVTSRNKRFLMSNLVADTYDISVSIDFPAGCTVTATDVLKVGKAITADFEVLDGPDFCNNTLINFNNTTDLGGVPESEVTFLWDYFGNNRWSESPGRHGAQTYDHLDPGEYNVGLKIVQDGCEGPAVYKKITILEPRAYFLLGVSQLCDPSKIVIRNLSKGAEPNSDYIWNIQVGQDSAQIVTKDINEDIVNHPDFLALNIDYGDYIEVSLTIENTTSVPSVTPPNYCEHTYTDYLTIATKPDPVDIHWDFTLHDNINAYANPTEICQGSTLFFDPKNTEGGNYSWSFRNETTNQRIYPSYSTRRQSMVFNYPGDWVIELNVNYYNGCSETTTQGKIKVYAMDFTIDQSSSGICLGDEITYSVRSGSKIEAPNPRWSWFVNGDEILSGTGKNISDLKYTFDELSVPQGKENDVQLVVYSSVTNCEVYSNTRSSIVTKPIINISSNVSNHIDFNFKCDYVQTFIDPNINSSNVYVPYYSNYKWTHTDPSGTTKVINENNRSNYVFRFDNWEAGTHTMTLEITDYNGCSTSDTFSFDVPELPVGKADFTPSDVELNCPAVVDFFDNADGTSGNSTLRKYYGGGDVPIGKRTWYILQDGLLVNEIEVYGDQFEYFFTAGDFEVYMVTEDYQGCTYTSETKAISVKGVSGSFYINKKAGYAPLTTDMVALPAFVSSEVKEIRYIWASGDGYEGMDSLQTFTFYNDSNWVYTPKLVFYSILDLGNNQEATCEYDAITDETVTVFKKPELEIEDVVICMTDLSRTVKGYDENFEVANLVVHDKFSYKGTTKYQWSVDGVDIPAANGGTDSTATFTYGTSGGYFEVDPYNINGRDYTLEIWVDAVYTDFQDSNNNHTDTKVGYSTRTFNVKYVAPPIPVIDIVSEICMLDSVTFDGSQSNFAPYPAGVITQYKWEILSGATVIDSYTSEDAISTYKFTQHGTFDVQLTVTADNVCDPQSTSKSIIVHPLPIMSFDAPPVCIGDETIFTNTSTFNGQNIGVDPSIVKIITWYFDWENDSTTVSSTVSNPTFTYSESGTYKVKLIIESFKGCIDEIIQDVRVTDYPYLEQKEDFYLCEGEATTLSVVGGSRFEWSTGESSESITVTPTEESTTYTVKAWNDIGCYVEESVTIHSILLPKAENTIYYACEGDSTVIDGTITGFDGVLGEYKWSNGTTGPQVTVSEPGIYTLTNLVTHTLSGVQCLITHEYEFIHRPLPPDFAVTDTLFCFEELYQIEIQAPQGQGYVYHWEDSDETTSSVIRYDGGEYTVRIIDTSTEDNCENTTTMNVTRGCPPIFFNPTAFTPNKDGLNDEFLIRSKYVINLEISIYNSWGEIIFHNKYRDSSKAQEKGSGWNGMYQNKVVPSGIYTVILEYDSEFFGTHHRDATHLTVVQ from the coding sequence ATGAAAAACAAACTAATATATACTATCACCTTAATTTCATTTCTATTCTTATTACCTCAAGTTTCAATTGCCCAAAAAATTATGGCAAAAGAAAGTGTAGGAATGTCAGGAGGTGAAGATATTACGAATAATACAATCGATCGTTGTAAAACATTTTACTCCTATTTCTACATTAATGATGAAGGTAAAGGGAGTATTACTAATATCTCATGGAATTTTGGCGACGGAAATACTTCAACAGAAACCAACCCTTTCCATACTTTCCAAACAGATCAAGATAAAACATTTAGTTTTGTCGTTACCTTTATACAAGGAGGAACTTCGAAAACTTTAAGATCAACCATAAAAATTTCGACTTCACCTGAAGTAGATTTTACTGCGAGTGCTACGGCAGGTTGTGAAGGTGATCAAATCTCTTTTACAGTTAATTCAAGTATAGAATTAAGTAGTGTTCAATTTATATTAAATGGTCAGGTACTCGATGAAGGTGAGCTTTCAAGACCTTTGCCTGCTAGAGGGCAACCATATATTGCAACTATTAGAGGTACCACGCCTAATGGATGTGATATTGTTCAAAAACAAGAGTTCATTACGATATCAGAATTAATAGTTCCGAGCGTTACTCCTGCAGCTTTAATTACATGTCAGACTAGTATTAATCAAACATTTAATGCATCTGCAATTTTTGATGCTACAGGCTCACAAGTCAATAGCGGGATGACTTACGATTGGGATTTTGGAGATGGAAACACTTCTCAAGGTGCTTCTGTGACTCATTTCTATGATATATCAAATGGAGATCAGTACACTTTAACTTTGACTGCTACCTATGGTGGATGTTCACAAACAGTCATCGTTCCCGTAGCATTAGATGCAGGTAGCGATATGTTTACCTATGAGCTTCCTAATACCTATTGTGCATTATACCCTGTGACTTTCACTCCAAGCTTACCCGATAATTTACAGGATCAAGAAATAAGATGGGATTTTGGATCTGGTCCTCAAGTCACTTCGGTATATCCTGATAAAATCACCCATAATTTTACAAATAGTAGTAATTTCAGTAAAAACGTAACGGTAACTGCTTATGTAGGAAGTAGCTGTAGTTATTCTCAAGTAATTACGATTCCTCCTATGGAATTATCAGACATTTATATTTCTGCGAATAGAGAAATGTTTTGTACCGAATCGTTTTCTGTAGATTTATACATTGCTAATTTACATGATATCAACAATTACTTTTGGCGTATAAAAGGTTCTGATACTCGTTTATTCGAAAATGAAAGAAGACCTAGAATTTCCTTAAGTGGTTATGGTGAACATACCATAGAATTGATTTCGAATGATGCCGGTGAATGTATCATTACGGAAATTGATATCTCGTCTTATCCTATCACAGCAGAAATTATCGATTTACAAGATGCTTGTGCTCCTCATACGTTAGAAATTGGGTATGAATTAGAACAGGATTCTAAAATTATAAGTGATAACTCCTCATCAAGAACTTGGACGGCACAAGGAAGAAATACTGGTACAACCGTCACTTCTAGAAACAAACGCTTTTTGATGAGTAATTTGGTTGCTGATACCTATGACATTTCCGTTTCAATTGATTTCCCAGCCGGATGTACAGTCACTGCAACAGATGTATTGAAAGTAGGTAAAGCGATTACAGCCGATTTTGAAGTATTGGACGGTCCTGACTTTTGTAACAATACGCTCATCAACTTTAATAATACCACAGATTTGGGTGGTGTTCCTGAGAGCGAAGTGACTTTCTTATGGGACTATTTTGGCAACAATAGATGGTCTGAATCTCCAGGAAGACATGGTGCTCAAACCTATGATCACTTAGATCCGGGAGAATACAATGTAGGTCTAAAAATAGTTCAAGATGGTTGTGAGGGACCTGCGGTTTATAAAAAAATCACGATTCTAGAGCCTAGAGCATATTTCTTATTGGGTGTATCACAATTGTGTGATCCTAGTAAAATTGTTATCAGAAATTTGTCGAAAGGAGCAGAACCAAATAGCGATTACATTTGGAATATACAGGTCGGTCAAGATTCCGCTCAAATTGTCACTAAAGACATCAACGAAGATATTGTCAATCACCCTGACTTCTTGGCTCTAAATATAGATTATGGTGATTACATTGAGGTTTCTCTTACTATAGAGAATACTACATCTGTTCCATCAGTCACTCCTCCTAATTATTGTGAGCATACTTACACCGATTATTTAACCATCGCCACAAAACCAGATCCAGTAGATATTCATTGGGATTTTACGCTTCATGATAATATCAATGCGTATGCAAACCCTACAGAAATTTGCCAAGGGTCTACTTTATTCTTTGATCCTAAAAATACGGAAGGCGGAAATTACTCTTGGTCGTTTAGAAATGAAACCACTAATCAAAGAATATACCCTAGCTACTCGACAAGAAGACAAAGCATGGTCTTTAACTATCCTGGCGATTGGGTGATTGAACTGAATGTAAACTATTACAATGGTTGTTCTGAAACCACTACCCAAGGTAAAATTAAAGTATATGCCATGGATTTTACTATTGATCAATCTAGTAGTGGGATATGCTTGGGTGACGAAATCACTTATTCTGTTCGATCGGGATCTAAAATCGAAGCTCCAAATCCAAGATGGTCTTGGTTTGTAAATGGAGATGAAATCCTAAGTGGAACAGGTAAAAACATCTCTGATTTAAAATATACTTTTGATGAACTAAGTGTTCCTCAAGGAAAAGAAAACGATGTACAATTAGTGGTTTACAGTAGTGTAACCAACTGTGAAGTCTACTCCAATACACGAAGTTCTATTGTCACAAAACCTATTATCAATATATCAAGTAATGTGTCTAATCATATTGATTTTAATTTTAAATGTGATTATGTACAAACGTTTATCGATCCGAATATTAACTCAAGTAATGTCTATGTCCCCTATTATTCTAATTATAAGTGGACACATACTGACCCTTCTGGAACTACAAAAGTGATTAACGAGAATAATCGATCGAACTACGTATTTAGATTTGATAATTGGGAAGCAGGTACACATACCATGACATTGGAAATTACTGATTATAACGGATGTTCAACTTCCGATACTTTTTCTTTTGATGTCCCTGAATTACCTGTCGGTAAAGCTGATTTTACTCCTTCCGATGTTGAATTAAACTGTCCTGCAGTGGTCGATTTCTTTGATAATGCAGATGGAACATCAGGTAATTCTACGTTAAGAAAATACTACGGTGGTGGTGATGTACCGATTGGTAAAAGAACATGGTACATTTTACAGGATGGCCTATTAGTGAATGAAATCGAAGTTTACGGTGATCAATTCGAGTATTTCTTTACTGCAGGTGACTTTGAGGTATATATGGTAACTGAAGATTACCAAGGGTGTACTTATACTTCCGAAACGAAAGCAATTTCTGTAAAGGGTGTGAGTGGATCTTTCTATATCAATAAAAAAGCGGGTTACGCACCTTTAACTACGGATATGGTAGCCCTTCCTGCATTTGTTTCGTCTGAAGTAAAAGAAATACGATACATATGGGCTTCTGGTGATGGTTACGAAGGCATGGATTCCTTACAAACCTTCACCTTCTACAACGACTCCAATTGGGTGTACACCCCAAAATTAGTATTCTACTCTATTTTAGATTTAGGAAATAATCAAGAAGCCACTTGTGAATACGATGCTATTACAGATGAAACTGTCACAGTTTTCAAAAAGCCAGAACTTGAGATTGAAGACGTCGTGATATGTATGACGGACCTTTCACGTACAGTAAAAGGCTACGACGAAAACTTTGAAGTGGCCAATCTAGTCGTCCATGATAAATTCAGTTATAAAGGAACCACCAAATATCAATGGTCTGTAGACGGAGTAGATATTCCAGCCGCCAATGGTGGTACAGACTCAACAGCCACCTTTACCTACGGAACTTCTGGAGGATATTTTGAGGTGGATCCCTACAACATCAATGGTAGAGATTATACCTTAGAAATATGGGTAGATGCTGTTTACACTGATTTTCAAGATAGTAACAACAACCATACAGACACTAAAGTGGGGTATTCTACAAGAACATTCAATGTAAAATATGTCGCTCCTCCAATCCCAGTAATTGATATTGTCTCTGAGATATGTATGTTAGATTCTGTTACTTTTGATGGCAGTCAATCGAATTTTGCTCCCTACCCTGCCGGAGTCATCACACAATACAAATGGGAAATCCTTTCAGGTGCTACCGTGATAGATAGTTATACATCAGAAGATGCTATTTCTACTTATAAATTCACACAACATGGTACTTTTGATGTTCAACTGACTGTTACTGCAGATAATGTTTGTGACCCTCAATCAACATCAAAAAGTATTATTGTTCACCCTCTTCCAATCATGAGTTTTGATGCTCCACCTGTTTGTATTGGAGACGAAACCATATTCACGAATACCTCGACGTTTAACGGACAAAATATTGGGGTTGACCCGAGCATTGTAAAGATTATCACTTGGTATTTTGATTGGGAAAATGATTCTACCACAGTGAGTTCAACGGTATCAAATCCTACTTTCACCTATTCTGAATCAGGAACATATAAAGTGAAACTCATCATTGAATCATTTAAAGGTTGTATTGATGAGATCATTCAAGATGTGAGAGTAACCGACTATCCTTACCTTGAACAAAAAGAAGATTTTTATTTATGTGAAGGAGAAGCGACCACTTTATCAGTCGTTGGAGGTAGTCGTTTTGAATGGAGTACTGGAGAAAGTTCTGAAAGTATTACAGTTACTCCAACAGAAGAATCTACTACATATACCGTTAAGGCATGGAATGACATTGGTTGTTATGTAGAAGAGAGTGTTACCATACACAGTATCTTACTTCCTAAAGCAGAAAACACGATCTATTATGCTTGTGAGGGTGATAGTACCGTAATTGATGGTACAATCACAGGTTTCGATGGTGTACTTGGTGAATACAAATGGTCGAATGGTACCACAGGACCTCAAGTAACAGTAAGCGAACCGGGTATCTATACTTTAACAAATTTAGTAACGCATACCTTATCTGGAGTTCAATGTTTAATTACTCACGAATATGAGTTTATTCATCGTCCATTACCTCCTGATTTTGCAGTTACAGATACACTATTCTGTTTTGAAGAGCTATACCAAATTGAAATCCAAGCTCCTCAAGGTCAGGGATATGTGTATCATTGGGAAGATTCGGACGAAACCACTTCTTCTGTGATCAGATATGATGGAGGTGAATACACTGTTCGAATTATTGATACTTCAACGGAAGACAATTGTGAGAACACCACAACCATGAATGTGACTAGAGGTTGTCCTCCGATTTTCTTCAACCCAACGGCCTTTACACCAAATAAAGATGGCTTAAATGATGAATTCTTAATTCGTTCAAAATATGTAATCAACCTCGAGATTTCTATCTACAATAGTTGGGGAGAAATTATCTTCCACAATAAATATAGAGACTCAAGTAAAGCCCAGGAAAAGGGTTCAGGTTGGAACGGTATGTATCAAAACAAGGTAGTTCCTAGTGGAATTTATACCGTAATTCTAGAATATGATAGTGAGTTTTTTGGAACACACCATAGAGATGCAACTCATCTAACAGTGGTCCAATAA
- a CDS encoding PorP/SprF family type IX secretion system membrane protein has product MYSKPISLIAKLFFGILFIFFFANYSQAQDAQLSQYYASPLYLNPSLAGTGGDGRANINYRNQWIGVPLNYNTFMASFDTPIPKKNIGLGVLAHQDILNVTSGTAFQRFSFNVTGAYHLKINKKYNLSFGLQGGFEQSTLGFNHLIFDDQIDNNGNINGSTADKLSDQNKIYPDISSGVMFYANHFWAGVALYHINQPNISRLENGVDILPMRFSLNLGYKIPLTHRWKGAIANYDDKTISLMMHYQNQGTSDQLSLGANINYNPLIFGVWYRGLPLKLNSHPDKLNHDAIVLLTGVKVRKFTIGYSFDIPIGGLTVGEGNSHEISVRYDFNFFPNYFKKRNLKKQIPNHANCPIPTL; this is encoded by the coding sequence ATGTATTCAAAACCAATTAGCTTAATAGCTAAACTATTTTTTGGTATACTGTTCATCTTTTTCTTTGCAAACTATTCACAAGCTCAAGATGCTCAGTTATCACAATATTACGCTTCACCTCTTTATCTAAACCCTTCTCTTGCAGGAACAGGAGGAGACGGAAGAGCAAACATTAATTACCGTAATCAATGGATAGGTGTTCCATTAAATTACAATACATTTATGGCCTCCTTTGACACGCCCATTCCTAAGAAGAATATTGGACTAGGTGTATTAGCACATCAGGATATCTTAAATGTAACTTCAGGAACCGCTTTTCAGCGATTTTCATTTAATGTAACGGGGGCTTACCATTTAAAAATCAATAAAAAATACAATCTAAGCTTTGGACTTCAAGGCGGATTTGAACAATCTACTTTGGGTTTTAATCACCTTATTTTTGATGACCAAATTGATAATAATGGAAATATCAATGGCTCCACAGCAGACAAGCTTTCTGATCAAAATAAAATATATCCTGATATTTCATCTGGGGTAATGTTCTACGCGAATCATTTTTGGGCGGGAGTTGCACTCTATCATATCAACCAACCAAATATCTCTAGATTAGAAAATGGGGTGGATATTTTACCGATGCGATTTAGCTTAAACTTAGGTTATAAAATACCGCTCACCCACCGTTGGAAAGGGGCTATAGCAAATTATGATGATAAGACTATTTCTTTGATGATGCATTACCAAAATCAAGGAACAAGTGATCAATTAAGTTTGGGAGCTAACATAAATTACAACCCTTTGATTTTTGGTGTTTGGTATAGAGGACTTCCTTTAAAACTGAATAGTCATCCGGATAAGTTAAACCATGATGCCATTGTACTATTAACTGGTGTGAAAGTTCGAAAATTTACTATCGGTTATAGTTTTGATATTCCTATCGGAGGACTAACAGTAGGTGAAGGTAATTCCCATGAAATCTCTGTTCGATACGATTTCAATTTCTTCCCGAATTATTTCAAGAAAAGGAACTTGAAGAAGCAAATTCCTAATCATGCCAACTGTCCAATACCAACACTTTAG
- a CDS encoding DUF4251 domain-containing protein has protein sequence MKKSNIYKFILSIFLIIGISFTASALDIVQDTTLTKKEQKALKKEQKRKAKEEKKAQREALEKLVNQQANAAIDSQSFVLEATQLYDRRGRTVNVQSNINFLKVEGNTGVLQIGSAHLVGWNGVGGITVDGRISDWKVTKDEKTGRTRVEFNIMGSVLTARVAYDLDGTGNFCNATVNGVFSNSQLKMRGQLVPNKVSSTFEGMIRY, from the coding sequence ATGAAAAAGAGTAACATATATAAATTCATCCTATCTATCTTCCTTATTATTGGAATTTCTTTTACGGCAAGTGCTTTGGATATTGTTCAAGACACAACATTAACTAAGAAGGAACAGAAGGCCCTTAAAAAAGAACAAAAAAGAAAAGCAAAAGAAGAAAAGAAGGCACAACGTGAAGCGTTAGAAAAGTTAGTAAATCAACAAGCTAATGCTGCTATTGATAGTCAATCTTTTGTTCTGGAAGCAACTCAATTATATGATAGAAGAGGTAGAACAGTAAACGTTCAATCGAACATCAACTTCTTAAAAGTAGAAGGAAATACAGGTGTTCTTCAGATTGGTTCTGCTCACCTTGTGGGTTGGAATGGTGTCGGCGGTATTACTGTTGACGGTCGTATTAGTGACTGGAAAGTAACCAAAGACGAAAAGACAGGACGTACAAGAGTAGAATTCAACATTATGGGATCTGTTCTTACAGCTCGTGTTGCTTATGACCTTGATGGTACTGGAAATTTCTGTAATGCTACTGTAAATGGTGTATTCAGTAATAGTCAGTTGAAAATGAGAGGACAATTAGTACCGAATAAAGTGAGTAGTACTTTCGAAGGTATGATAAGATATTAA
- a CDS encoding nuclear transport factor 2 family protein has translation MNPKLENARNLYMEGIRDGNAREAVTKYTGDRYTQHSTGVRDGIEGFVEFFEPFIKRTPKRDIQIVRSMVDGQYVFVHAYQNLNDGAAQWVTTDFFDTDENDKIVEHWDVIAEYYDNTPSGHTATNGHTGLTDLDKTDENKALVKSYIENILMDGGDADKLGDYISKDQLTQHSKQLEDGYDALYKVLSDTNRPLNFKEIALLVGQGNFVATLCKANYNDGKMDQDLAQVDIYRIENGKIVEHWDNVEPVPENDVNGGKF, from the coding sequence ATGAACCCAAAACTAGAAAATGCCCGAAACCTCTATATGGAGGGAATCAGAGACGGTAATGCAAGAGAAGCCGTGACCAAATACACAGGCGACCGCTATACACAACACAGTACAGGAGTAAGAGATGGAATTGAAGGTTTTGTAGAATTTTTCGAACCTTTTATCAAAAGAACACCCAAAAGAGATATTCAAATTGTTCGTTCTATGGTCGATGGACAATACGTATTTGTTCATGCTTATCAGAATCTAAATGATGGTGCAGCCCAATGGGTAACAACAGATTTCTTCGATACAGACGAAAACGACAAAATCGTTGAACATTGGGACGTAATTGCAGAGTATTATGATAACACCCCATCGGGGCATACAGCTACAAATGGTCATACAGGACTAACTGACCTTGATAAAACCGACGAAAATAAAGCTCTTGTAAAAAGCTACATAGAGAATATATTAATGGATGGAGGCGATGCTGATAAATTAGGTGATTATATTTCCAAAGATCAACTTACCCAACACAGCAAACAATTAGAAGATGGTTACGATGCTTTATACAAAGTACTTAGTGATACCAACCGTCCACTTAACTTTAAAGAAATTGCGCTGTTAGTAGGGCAAGGAAACTTCGTTGCCACGCTTTGTAAAGCGAATTATAATGATGGAAAGATGGATCAAGATCTTGCTCAAGTCGATATTTACCGTATTGAAAATGGGAAGATTGTAGAGCATTGGGATAATGTTGAACCTGTTCCAGAGAATGATGTGAATGGGGGGAAATTCTAG
- a CDS encoding RNA polymerase sigma factor, which yields MNDKTILQDFKDGKAYALKSLFDQYGKRVYGMVYGYFKSKEESEETVQDVFLKLWRYKDNINVEQGVEAYLFRITKNEILNRIRKQKLVTVDIDGTGGEVVSLTETPEDIIDFKMKMEVVAEIIKELPDKAKAVFMKKRMECKTNKEIAEEMGISVKTVENHMTRASSLIKKRLSEEQIIVFMIFWCTNNFF from the coding sequence ATGAATGATAAGACTATACTTCAAGATTTTAAAGATGGTAAGGCGTATGCCCTCAAATCATTGTTTGATCAGTATGGCAAAAGAGTATATGGAATGGTCTATGGCTATTTCAAATCAAAAGAAGAAAGCGAGGAAACAGTTCAAGATGTGTTCTTAAAGCTTTGGAGATACAAAGACAATATTAACGTAGAACAAGGTGTAGAAGCTTATTTATTCCGTATTACTAAAAACGAAATTCTCAACAGAATCCGAAAGCAAAAATTAGTAACTGTTGATATTGATGGTACGGGTGGAGAAGTTGTTTCCTTAACAGAAACTCCAGAAGATATTATCGATTTTAAAATGAAAATGGAGGTTGTTGCTGAAATTATTAAGGAATTACCTGATAAAGCAAAAGCCGTTTTCATGAAGAAACGTATGGAATGTAAAACCAACAAAGAGATTGCAGAAGAAATGGGGATTTCGGTAAAAACGGTTGAAAATCATATGACGAGAGCTTCTAGTTTAATCAAGAAAAGACTATCAGAAGAACAAATTATTGTGTTTATGATTTTCTGGTGTACCAACAATTTTTTCTAA